In Verrucomicrobiota bacterium, a single window of DNA contains:
- a CDS encoding amidohydrolase: MIDRAMKTTRRQFLAASSALAVLPNAVSGADTRPAPAGLIDCQSHLFSPRLLELMEKRTDDPVVFTKDGTRFLRMGDWLRKVPPLYLDVDAKLATMDAAGIAMTALSINDPGPEWFGPDGSEVAQIANDFVAGLARKHPARFFGLCVLPWQDVAAALRELDRCAKLGMKGLLLYTNLAGRFPDEPEFRPVLARCAELGLPVLLHPAKPITTDFVKGYEMTSSLGNMFDNTIALTRLIMSGVLDEWPKLQLVCPHLGGTLPYIIGRLDHQVVVLKRGPKNLTRTPSEYLKSVWLDIVSPLPQAMKFAVEFMGAERLLYASDHPWVEPRVILDALRSLRLAPEEEHRILSENARKLFNLEPAGERRPPA, from the coding sequence ATGATTGACCGCGCGATGAAAACCACCCGACGCCAATTCCTCGCCGCCAGTTCCGCCCTTGCGGTTTTGCCCAACGCCGTCTCCGGCGCTGACACCCGTCCGGCTCCCGCCGGTCTGATCGACTGCCAAAGCCACCTGTTCTCGCCCAGGCTCCTCGAGCTCATGGAGAAACGGACGGACGACCCGGTGGTGTTCACCAAGGACGGCACGCGCTTCCTCCGCATGGGCGACTGGCTGCGCAAGGTGCCCCCGCTCTATCTCGATGTGGATGCCAAACTCGCGACCATGGACGCCGCCGGCATCGCCATGACCGCCCTCAGCATCAACGACCCTGGCCCGGAATGGTTCGGTCCGGACGGTTCGGAGGTCGCGCAAATCGCGAATGACTTCGTGGCCGGCCTTGCGCGGAAACACCCCGCGCGATTCTTCGGCTTATGCGTGCTGCCATGGCAGGACGTGGCGGCGGCCCTGCGCGAACTCGACCGCTGCGCCAAGCTCGGCATGAAAGGACTGCTGCTCTACACCAACCTTGCCGGACGCTTTCCCGACGAACCGGAGTTCCGTCCCGTGCTCGCCCGTTGCGCGGAACTCGGCCTTCCAGTGCTTTTGCACCCCGCCAAGCCCATCACCACCGATTTCGTGAAGGGCTATGAGATGACCAGTTCGCTTGGAAACATGTTCGACAACACCATCGCCCTGACACGGCTCATCATGTCCGGCGTCCTCGACGAATGGCCGAAACTCCAACTCGTCTGTCCACATCTCGGCGGCACGCTTCCCTATATCATCGGACGGCTCGATCATCAGGTTGTGGTGCTCAAGCGTGGTCCCAAGAACCTCACCCGAACCCCGTCGGAGTATCTGAAATCCGTCTGGTTGGACATCGTTTCGCCGCTTCCCCAGGCGATGAAGTTCGCCGTCGAATTCATGGGTGCCGAGCGCCTCCTCTACGCCAGCGATCATCCGTGGGTCGAGCCACGTGTGATTCTTGACGCGCTGCGAAGCCTCAGACTGGCGCCGGAAGAGGAACATCGAATCCTCAGCGAGAACGCGCGGAAGCTGTTCAACCTTGAACCCGCCGGGGAGCGCCGCCCGCCCGCTTAG
- a CDS encoding amidohydrolase family protein, whose protein sequence is MKTATGTTLIANGQLIDGTGAPAVPNAVMVIQDGRIAYAGPAEGAPTPPPGAERIDARGGTIMPGLVEAHFHATYFNIAALEDLDIKYPVEYVSLLSSVNCRLALECGYTAARSGGCLFNIDVWLKTAIENDFIPGPRLAASGREICSAGGLMDWNPEFRKIGMEGLVFIINGADDARKAVRALVKDGVEWVKTYPTGDAASPDVNDHHTLCMTFEEMHAVVATAHNHKMKVTGHCRATQGIKNALRAGYDTIEHGTFMDDEAMDLLLQRNTPVIPALQFEKASVERGKEFGLPQAVIDGHQETLEGGAESARRILKAGGRLGMGGDYGFGWNPHGDYARELVFFVKEVGFTPLEVIQCATKTGAEIMGRGGDFGTLEKGKLADVLVVEDDVLKNIDALTDRSKFLAVLQGGVLKAGSLAKPFPTVVTREK, encoded by the coding sequence ATGAAAACCGCCACTGGAACCACCCTCATCGCGAACGGCCAACTCATCGACGGCACGGGCGCGCCCGCCGTGCCCAACGCCGTCATGGTCATCCAGGACGGCCGCATCGCCTACGCCGGCCCCGCCGAGGGCGCGCCAACCCCGCCGCCCGGGGCTGAACGCATCGACGCGCGCGGTGGCACCATCATGCCCGGCCTGGTCGAGGCGCATTTTCACGCCACCTATTTCAACATCGCGGCGCTCGAGGACCTCGACATCAAGTATCCCGTCGAATACGTCTCGCTCCTCTCCTCGGTGAACTGCCGACTGGCGCTCGAGTGCGGCTACACGGCGGCGCGCTCCGGCGGCTGCCTTTTCAATATCGATGTGTGGCTCAAGACGGCCATCGAAAACGATTTCATCCCCGGCCCCCGGCTCGCCGCGTCCGGGCGCGAGATCTGTTCCGCCGGCGGGCTGATGGATTGGAACCCGGAATTCCGCAAGATCGGCATGGAGGGTTTGGTATTCATCATCAACGGCGCGGATGACGCCCGCAAGGCCGTGCGCGCGCTGGTCAAGGATGGCGTCGAGTGGGTGAAGACTTACCCCACGGGCGACGCCGCCTCGCCCGATGTGAACGATCACCACACGCTCTGCATGACCTTCGAGGAGATGCACGCCGTCGTCGCCACCGCTCACAATCACAAAATGAAAGTCACCGGCCATTGCCGAGCGACCCAAGGCATCAAAAACGCCTTGCGCGCGGGCTACGACACCATCGAACACGGCACGTTCATGGACGACGAGGCGATGGACTTGTTGCTCCAGCGCAACACGCCGGTGATACCCGCGCTGCAATTCGAGAAAGCCAGCGTCGAACGAGGCAAGGAATTCGGCCTCCCCCAAGCGGTGATCGACGGCCACCAGGAAACCCTTGAAGGCGGCGCCGAAAGCGCGCGCCGCATCCTGAAGGCAGGCGGACGCCTCGGCATGGGAGGCGACTACGGCTTTGGCTGGAACCCGCATGGAGACTACGCCAGAGAACTCGTCTTCTTCGTCAAGGAGGTCGGCTTCACCCCCCTCGAAGTCATCCAGTGCGCCACCAAGACCGGCGCGGAAATCATGGGCCGTGGCGGGGATTTTGGAACGCTGGAAAAAGGCAAACTCGCCGATGTCCTGGTCGTCGAGGACGACGTGCTCAAGAACATCGACGCGCTCACGGATCGCTCAAAGTTTCTCGCGGTGCTCCAGGGCGGCGTGCTCAAAGCGGGATCACTGGCCAAACCCTTCCCCACCGTGGTGACGCGCGAGAAGTGA